AGCGTATGAAACTCTAGATAAACCGAACAAGGAGGTGGGGCAGGAACCCATTGCATTCATATTTTTACCCCAGagctacacacatagacactaaGCCAACAGTCAATGTTACAGCCCTATCACCTGAAGAGGGGGCAACAAACGTTCTAAGATCAAGTAAGCAGACAGAACTTTCACAATGGCTACTAGAGGTTCTAGCTAGATCCCAGACGTTTGAGGGAAATCAAGAATGAATCATCGGAAAGTAACGTTTACGTTATATATTGTTGACATGAGGACTGACAAATACTCAAACAGTTTTATTGATGTCATCTTTTGCAACAAACCATCAAAATAACGACGTAAAACAGGCTTAGGAACTTCGTTATCCTTGAAAAAGAACGTAAGCTTGCTGTCATATTTTCttcctaacgttaacgttaacttactTCAAGTAAGCAAGGCAGGTAGCTGACATTTGAATGTTGTAACAACCAACCCAACAACACAGTAAGTTCCTAACTGAAACTATTGTTCCTTTTCCTACATACAGACTTGGTTAGCCAAGTCATATTTTTTATAGGATAAATGCACTAGCCTTAAACCAAAACAATAGTAGCTCAGGCTAACGTAGGTAACGTAGCAGCTAGCCAACTGAAACCAGCGCTTACCCACAGGAACTGGTTAGCGAGCAAGACGACTAGCACTAGCAAGCTTGCAATCGTGGGGGAAAACATACTGAGCTCCATTTATGTGACGGAACACCTGTCAGATAATGTAACAGTTGCACTGATCTAAACGTATCTCTCAAGCTCATAGCCAGCGATGACATAACCAATCAAAATTAGAAAATTAGATAGCTATAATCCTAGCTGGCTAGTTATAGTACTGTTAATCTATCATACTTGTTAGCCACATCAAAGCTAAAAACATTGCTAGCGATAAGAGGCTCTAGCCAGGAAACGGACacattattttcatttgctCATTACATAGGGCACTTTGCACATCACTTGTTATAAAACTGCAAGGATAAACCTTAATTTTATAAAAGAGCATTTAAAGTAATCACAAACATctttgatttgatgagtgatACTAACAAAGGCtaagtaacgttaatgttagcgAGCTAGTTAAGAGGCGCAAGGGGCCTACCAaaacaggcctccaaaacaaaacattgcTCAATATATCTAGCTAGCCAGCGAAGTCGTCACCTTATCTAAATTATAATACCGAAAACACAGAATAATGTGTCCGTGTTTTCCCATGTACGAAAATCGATGTGTGTAGGTATTGTACTTCTCTATGATGTATAACGTTAATAAATGTCAGCGCAAGGCTGAGGTCAGGGCCTAAAAATACGTGTGACTGGGGCCTCGAGTAATAACTCCCTGTCCTCCTAGCTCAAAGCTGGGATACCGCAGAAATTAAGTCCATGGCTGCAAAAAGGGAAGCTTACCTTTCGTTGGTATAGGCTGAGTAGGGTATTCGCTTCGATTTGCCTGTAGAATTACCTAACACAGTCGGCTACAGCTACCAGATTGGGGTCGATATTCGGTATGTTTTGGTAATTGATCCGTTTCCTATCCGTGAATAATTTGAGATAAAATGACTACATTTAAACGATGTTTACCCACAGCACACTTTAGCCGTTAAAAGCTGCTGTGGTATTAGTTCAGTCCACGGTGGAGTCTCCTCACAGCACCACTATCGGCACTGCGGGGACATGACAACAGCCTACTGCTGAACAACAACTTTATCTACCATATTGGAAATTCAAGTCTATTACAGTGAGACCGACATGAGATGTGAATTCTTAATAGCCTAGTAGTGAAACTAATCATACTCATGCATAGTGCTTGTTATTGTAGGGTGGGGTTGCTGAGCACCATTGTGTTCCCTGACAGAGGGGGTGAAGCTTTTGTACCACCAACCCTCATTACATAAATCTGGTCATTCCACCGAGCAACTGTTGATTCCAGTTACCCTACGGGTCATCAAACAGTAGGTAGCCTACGACATGGGATATTATGCACACGACAGGGCTATTTTCAATTTGAACTGACAATCAGTGTGAAAATATATGACTACTGTAGTGACTTCATTCACTTAGGAAGAAAGATAACAAAAATAGACACAAAATATAAGATACTTTCATTAATAGAGCATGCTTAGAATGATTTAAGCAAGTGTCTGTTTTAAATGGCCCTACAGGCTGGCGtttttgtgctgtgtgtttttgggCTACAATCTAATGAAAATAATATTTGCTCTTACATTCACAAACAAAAGCTTGGAGATTCGTATAGTACCCTATAATTTATTATTACATTTAAAATAGACAAAACTATTTAATAGATATTGAGTTTACTTTTTACATTTTTGCACTGCAAAACAAATATATCTGACCATACACGATCAGTTTAGGAAATGCATCTGGAGTAATTTGCaggttgacttgacttgacttgttggCTAAAACATTTCTATTTAACTCTGTATTGTGTGTTGTGAGCATAAGACATTTTGCTGTCCTGAGGGATTCAAATAAAATGCAGAGAACACATTAACATATAACATTGGGTTCGTCCACTGCTTCTGCTCCCTCTGCCACCGCCTTCACACATTTAGCCATTGTTTGAGAAGCTCTGCTGATGGAATCTGAGGATGACAAAGAGATGTCAAGGCACTGTCATTCACActgacacaaaaaaaaaacaacagaaaccagagtaaacaaaacacaaacaaacctgtCATGTAAAAATCCTTCACTGTGAGCAATGGAGGAACCAAGGGGTCTGAGAGCAGGGTTTGATTTATGGTCTGACAGACAGTGAAAGGGGGAAACAGAGGCATTACCATAAACCATAATGAGCAGTAATACTACCAAAACATTTGTATGTTTACAGCTGAATGTATTTGATAAAACATGGCAGGTACAGATAATGGCAAATAGTACCTTTGAAAGTTCATTGGCTTGTTTGAAATAGTTTGCTTCTTGCACATCATCATATCGAACCAGGTTTGGTGACACTTCAGCTAGCCTGTTGCGCACCTCATCTAATGTGTCATAGGGCAGGGTCACACCTGCCAGCTATTTGTGACAGGTAGGAAAATAAAAAGCATTGAAGTTAATCATGAAAATATAATTGACATTCTTCTTTCATCAGGTTGAATGTCTCACCTCTGAGATGGCCCGAATAATTCTCCAGTCCTCCCTTGCCATGCCAGGAGCTGTCACTGCCACATGAGTCTGCTGTGCTCGACCTTCAGTGTTGACATAGGTGCCACACTTTTCAGTGTATGCCGCCCCAGGTAGTATCACATCTGCCATAATTGCTCCTACATCACCATGATGCCCTACAACACAAAGTTCTCTTACAATTCAACAATAGGCAAATGCGGCTTAGCATGAGCAATTTAACTTGCTCACTTCCATTATTGAAGAAATATTTGGATAATTATTTAAATGCAATTCAGTTAGTTTCTAAAGTAACTCTTGCTGTTCTTATCTGTTATTGCCTTGGACTGCTGTAAGAAGTTAGAATACAGtctgacaaacagacacatgctGTAGCACTGAGTATGAATCTGAATTACTGTATCTATACTTACCCTGATAGATGATAAAACAGTCCTTTGGCAAGTCCTGTCTTGTTATACAGCCAGCATCAGCCCCAAGAAGAAATAAAACTTTTGGTGGATTCTGCCTTATAGCCTCTACTCCTGGTTTATACCCCAGATCCAATGCAGCCACTTGACTAGCCACTCTGTTCAGTCAAACAAAAGACAAACCTTGACACAACTTTGATAATTCTTGTATAATAATCCTTGTACCTATATAATAATAAAGCCAAAACaaatattaacatttgggggtttcattttgttttattgtataAAGATGAGACATGCTCTTGGTCATGAAAATATGAATAtaaaatattcacaaaaaacgaaaatattaaaactgaaAATGCTGTGCATATCAGTACTTCCTGAAAAAAGTAAAACAGTACTATACTGTTTACTATACTATAAAACATTGTATGCTTTATATTCTGCATTGACACATGAAACCATAGACACACAGTTTTAGCTGTAATATGGACTTAGCCAAAGACACAAGGTATTATCACAGTATTGCCCTGGAATACTGTATTGTTCAGTATTTGTTTAAATGGTTCAAAACGCTTACCTGTGAAGTACATTCAACACTTTCCAGTTCTCCTCAACACCACTGCTAACACGAGCATTCTGAGCAATAGTGGACACAGCTGCGTGTAGAGCCGCACCATCTTCTCTCTGCAGAGCAGCACTGCCAACCACCACGACTGGGCGCTTTGCTTGGGCTAGAACCTGGAAGGGAAGTGAGAATGAACCAAATAGAGTGTAAGAAAAACCAAGGAACACTAGTGTAGTTCTGGGGCAGTAGTATAACCATCAAACATTTCACATTAAGGAGGAAATAATTCATATATACCTTACTGAAGGGGTGTTTCCCAGAGGCTATATCTTGCAGCACCTTAGTGGATTCTCCAAGATGGTTGTATGTGTAGCTCAGGTCCACTTCTCGCCCCACTAGTGCAACCTGAAGTTCATTGTGAAGCCAACTGTAGGGTTGATATTATGGGTTTATAAAATATCCACCACAACACATTTAGATATTCTTAGTCATTTAGGTAGTTCAGTCAGACAGAGGAAATCATGACATTGTATCAGTGTATATTCCGAAATCAAGACATTTGTAATTCACCAACTATAATCTATTTTATTTCACCTCTTTCTGATGCGAGCGTTGAAGAGTGGCGCTTCATATCGTGGGTTGGTGCCAACCAAAAGCATCAGATCAGCCTCTTCAATCCCACTGATGCTGGTGTTCAACAAGTAGTTTGAACGCAGATCTGTTCTGTAGGATGGAAATGACAGAATAGGAATGTTTAAAAACTCAAACTCCTTCTCAGTCCTGATATAATCCTACCCTGTCCCTTTAAATTGTCTCGCTTCATGGCTCATCTCACCCCGCCCCAGCCATGGGGAAGATTTCCTCAGTGCACAGATTCTCACTGTTGAGACGATTGAGGAGGTCCTTTAGAGTGATCAGGGCCTCGGCATCCACCATCCCACCAGCCACACCAGCAACTGTATTGCCTTTACATCCTTGTAGCTACAGTATTCAAAAACGGTTAAAATTATGCTTGGATCTTAATTTCAAAAGCTTCACATAGAGCTCAAATAAATCTCTCCTTAAAAAGTTACATTTGTTATTCTACGCTTTTAGGTGAAATTATCACAAAAAGTAAAGGCAAACATGCGAGTACTTACAATTCCTGCCACTTGGGTCAAAGCATCCTCCCATGATGTGGTCACAAGCTGTCCAGATGCATCCTTCACCATGGGCTGTGTAAGTCTCTGCCTTTTTAGCCCATCGTATGCAAACCTTGAataagatttttttaaattctatAACTTTTGGCCAAAAGCACAAAGGAATCAGTTCTCCACCATTGGTGTAGTAACAGACTTGCCTGGTCTTATCAGAGATCCACTCCTCATTGATGTCCTCATGAATTCGAGGTAGGACTCTCATGATCTCTCCTCCCCTTGTGCTCAGAACAATGTTGCTGCCAACCGCGTCTAATACATCAATGGATTCCGTTTTCCTGTGGATAGAGGAAATACAGCCTTAATTGGGCCCAGTGCACATCTCCTTTAAATAGCATTAAAACTATTTACCATATGTCAGCTTGTGAAATAATAACATAATGCATTCACAGATACCTTGTTTCCCAGGGGCGAGATGTGAAGGCATATGGTTTGGAGGTCAGTGCTCCTACTGGGCAAATGTCAATGACGTTGCCAGAGAGCTCAGACATGAACATTTTCTCCACATAAGTTCCAATCTCCATTGCATTGCCTCTTCCTGTAGTGCCCAGGTCTTCTACACCTGCTATTTCACTAGCAAACCTGAAAGGCAACGGTTAAGTTTGATCTGCTACAGTCCACTCCTCAATCTCCAGCAACCTCTGCTAGGTCATTTACATTGAACATACAAATATAATGAAAGTCATAATGTATGTGCAGTCTCAGGTATCTGAATAAAATCAGTGCCTTTTAGTACCTCACACATCTGGTGCATTGAATACAACGTGTCATGATGGTCTTGATAAGTGGACCGATGTTCTTATCCTCAACAGCTCGCTTTCCCTCTGTGAAGCGGGTTCTGTCACTACCAAACATCATGGATTGATCCTGCAGTGACAGCAGAAATATGAAACATGTTGCATGGCATCATGATAATTTAATTCAGACCAGTATgtccctctcatctcctcaaGCCCTGGCACCCACTTTACACCTCTGGCTTACCCTAGTTATCACAAAAACAAACGATGTGCTCAAAGTAAATCTTGCCAATCTGTTCAAGATGGAGTCTGCTAATCACAACCATAAAGATTGTGCTCAGGGGACATGTGGATGGTTAAATAAGAGGTGCATTTGTTTAGCTGTTAAGTTCATCACCGTAACAGAGCCCGACAGAGGTGAGGCTTAAAGAATACCATAGGGTAATTAAGGGTGCAATGCCTCTTTTTACCTGCAGATCACACTCTCCACCTTGATCACATATGGGGCAGTCCAGAGGGTGGTTGGCTAGCAGAAATTCCATCACACCCTCTCTGTTGACCAAAATAATCAGTTAAATCCATGGTGGCTGATATGTTGTACAGGAAATTCACATCATACATTATATCATCAATAGAGGGTTAACAGTGTAGTGTATAGTTTTCTTGTCAAATATGTACTATTACTACATTACAATGGCAGTTATAAAGGTGTTACTCTCTAAACAAGTTATGACCACAGTCAGGCCTtttaacacactgaattaaATACATACATTAAAATACACAACCAGAATACAAAGAATATAAAGTACTTTATAGAAATATGCAAAAGCTCCTGAGGAATCAGACTTAATTCtgacaacaaaaaacataacaCTTTTGAGGAAATGCCATGACTGTAATGAGTGTTGATTTGAAatctgggtgggtgggtgtcgATCTGAAATGTGCATGCATAAGTAATGGTGTTATCAAACTGTGTTCTGTGGTTTTCAGTATTATGagggtttattttttaaacaacatGTGACCATTGGGTCTCACTGACTCAGTTGGAACACGAGTTCATAGAGAACTACAGTCCTACCTAGCTTTCCTTGTTTTCTCTGAGTCGGTCAGAACATTCCAACCCTTCATGACAGGCATGGCGCATGCAGCTACTGGCTGTAACACAGTGAGTTGCACTTAAGCGTTAATCTACTAAATGAGTAAGCGACAGAACAAAGACAAATATGTTTGGGTGAGTGTAAAAGAACTGTAATGTACATAATACACGTAGTAATACATACTTTAGGGGAATTCTCAATTTCTACCAGGCACATTCGACAGTTCCCAGCAacagacagacgctcatgatAGCAGAAACGAGGTATCTGCATCCCAACTTTTTCACAAGCCTGATAAACATCAAAGTTTGACAAGCTCAcgtaaatttaaaaaaaaacatgactgaCCCTTAAATAGTAAGACTCTGTGGTTGCACTATGCAGAAtcaaagtaggctatacaatgAACCCGAACCGTGCCTCCGTTACCTGCAATACTGTTGTTCCTGGTTCAACCATAACAGGTTTTCCATCAATAAAAACCTCGATGAGGTTACTGGAAGTGGCAGTGGCTGTAGCAGCTGTGCGAACTGAAAAGGCCAAATTAACCTTTAATAACACATGTAATGTAATTTCCATTACCCTACCATCCGTCATTTCTAAACATTAGGCAGATTTAGCTTCTTCATTTTGGGCATCCCCTGTCACTTATTCCCATTTAGGACATGACAACTAATCCTGCAGCTAATCCTACAGTGAGGACATATGGGCACAAGAACACATTTAGTTTGACAAAATCTTCAGAGGTCAATAAACCACAGCAATA
The sequence above is a segment of the Alosa sapidissima isolate fAloSap1 chromosome 2, fAloSap1.pri, whole genome shotgun sequence genome. Coding sequences within it:
- the LOC121689335 gene encoding NADH-ubiquinone oxidoreductase 75 kDa subunit, mitochondrial-like isoform X2 — its product is MEFLLANHPLDCPICDQGGECDLQDQSMMFGSDRTRFTEGKRAVEDKNIGPLIKTIMTRCIQCTRCVRFASEIAGVEDLGTTGRGNAMEIGTYVEKMFMSELSGNVIDICPVGALTSKPYAFTSRPWETRKTESIDVLDAVGSNIVLSTRGGEIMRVLPRIHEDINEEWISDKTRFAYDGLKRQRLTQPMVKDASGQLVTTSWEDALTQVAGILQGCKGNTVAGVAGGMVDAEALITLKDLLNRLNSENLCTEEIFPMAGAGTDLRSNYLLNTSISGIEEADLMLLVGTNPRYEAPLFNARIRKSWLHNELQVALVGREVDLSYTYNHLGESTKVLQDIASGKHPFSKVLAQAKRPVVVVGSAALQREDGAALHAAVSTIAQNARVSSGVEENWKVLNVLHRVASQVAALDLGYKPGVEAIRQNPPKVLFLLGADAGCITRQDLPKDCFIIYQGHHGDVGAIMADVILPGAAYTEKCGTYVNTEGRAQQTHVAVTAPGMAREDWRIIRAISELAGVTLPYDTLDEVRNRLAEVSPNLVRYDDVQEANYFKQANELSKTINQTLLSDPLVPPLLTVKDFYMTDSISRASQTMAKCVKAVAEGAEAVDEPNVIC
- the LOC121689335 gene encoding NADH-ubiquinone oxidoreductase 75 kDa subunit, mitochondrial-like isoform X1 — its product is MLRLPIVKRALSGVAQASANNVRTAATATATSSNLIEVFIDGKPVMVEPGTTVLQACEKVGMQIPRFCYHERLSVAGNCRMCLVEIENSPKPVAACAMPVMKGWNVLTDSEKTRKAREGVMEFLLANHPLDCPICDQGGECDLQDQSMMFGSDRTRFTEGKRAVEDKNIGPLIKTIMTRCIQCTRCVRFASEIAGVEDLGTTGRGNAMEIGTYVEKMFMSELSGNVIDICPVGALTSKPYAFTSRPWETRKTESIDVLDAVGSNIVLSTRGGEIMRVLPRIHEDINEEWISDKTRFAYDGLKRQRLTQPMVKDASGQLVTTSWEDALTQVAGILQGCKGNTVAGVAGGMVDAEALITLKDLLNRLNSENLCTEEIFPMAGAGTDLRSNYLLNTSISGIEEADLMLLVGTNPRYEAPLFNARIRKSWLHNELQVALVGREVDLSYTYNHLGESTKVLQDIASGKHPFSKVLAQAKRPVVVVGSAALQREDGAALHAAVSTIAQNARVSSGVEENWKVLNVLHRVASQVAALDLGYKPGVEAIRQNPPKVLFLLGADAGCITRQDLPKDCFIIYQGHHGDVGAIMADVILPGAAYTEKCGTYVNTEGRAQQTHVAVTAPGMAREDWRIIRAISELAGVTLPYDTLDEVRNRLAEVSPNLVRYDDVQEANYFKQANELSKTINQTLLSDPLVPPLLTVKDFYMTDSISRASQTMAKCVKAVAEGAEAVDEPNVIC